One stretch of Pseudomonas sp. NC02 DNA includes these proteins:
- the ptsP gene encoding phosphoenolpyruvate--protein phosphotransferase → MSHNNKDLTLSAPLSGPVLTLGDVPDEVFASGAMGDGIAIDPLNDCLHAPCDGVIIHVARTGHALTIRADNGAELLMHVGIDTVELNGEGFALLVKQGARVSKGQALVQFDLDLIARQCKSLVSLIILTNSELFELRPITLKTVKVGEPLLHVVARLAGAAKVIDESVTEASATIRITHRGGLHARPAALIRKTAQAFSSQSQLHFAGKSASCDSLIGLMGLGIGEQDEVQVTCRGKDCEAALQALIAALSVEVGEAHHAPVAVAPRRANTEAGVLQGVCAAPGLVCGPLFRLNGIELPVDPGNNVPDEQLQHLDSALEQVRSEIRHTLDQARQRKDVEEEEIFAAHLALLEDPTLLEAATAAIEQGSAATHAWRDAIQAQCAVLLALGKPLFAERANDLRDLQQRVLRALLGEAWNFDLPAGAIVSAHELTPSDLLQLSNQHAAGICMAEGGATSHVAILARGKGLPCVVALGTELLDVPQGQRVVLDAANGRLELTPDDARHAQVHQLRDAQKLRRQQQHAQAQGTASTQDGVRIEVAANVASSVEAQLAFENGADGVGLLRTEFLFVDRRTAPDEQEQRQAYQAVMDAMGDKSVIIRTIDVGGDKQLDYLPLPFETNPVLGLRGIRMAQVRPELLDQQLRALLQVSPLERCRILLPMVSEVDELLHIRQRLDELCAELELTQRPELGVMIEVPAAALMAEQLAEHADFLSIGTNDLSQYTLAMDRDHAGLAARVDAMHPALLRLIAQTCIGAAKHGRWVGVCGALASDPLATPVLIGLGISELSVSPPQIGEIKDRVRHLDAAQCRQLSQSLLNLSSAKAVRQACQHHWPLS, encoded by the coding sequence ATGTCCCACAATAATAAAGACCTCACCCTCAGCGCTCCCCTCAGTGGGCCGGTGCTGACCCTGGGCGACGTTCCCGACGAAGTGTTCGCCAGTGGCGCCATGGGCGACGGCATTGCCATCGACCCGCTCAACGATTGCCTGCACGCGCCGTGTGATGGCGTGATCATCCACGTCGCCCGCACCGGGCATGCGCTGACCATTCGCGCCGATAACGGCGCTGAATTGCTGATGCACGTGGGCATCGACACGGTGGAATTGAATGGCGAAGGCTTTGCGCTGCTGGTCAAGCAAGGTGCGCGGGTCAGCAAGGGCCAGGCACTGGTCCAGTTTGACCTGGACCTGATTGCGCGCCAGTGCAAAAGCCTGGTCAGCCTGATCATCCTGACCAACAGCGAGCTGTTTGAGCTACGGCCGATCACCTTGAAAACAGTGAAGGTCGGCGAGCCGCTGCTGCATGTGGTTGCACGGTTGGCCGGTGCAGCGAAAGTGATTGATGAGTCGGTCACCGAAGCCAGCGCGACTATTCGCATCACCCATCGTGGCGGCCTGCACGCGCGCCCCGCTGCCTTGATCCGCAAGACCGCACAGGCATTCAGCAGCCAGTCGCAGCTGCATTTCGCCGGCAAGTCGGCTTCGTGCGACAGCCTGATCGGCTTGATGGGCCTGGGGATTGGTGAGCAGGACGAGGTGCAGGTCACCTGTCGTGGCAAGGATTGTGAAGCGGCGCTGCAAGCACTGATCGCTGCGCTGTCGGTGGAAGTTGGCGAAGCGCATCACGCTCCAGTGGCCGTCGCCCCACGCCGCGCGAATACCGAAGCCGGAGTACTGCAAGGCGTGTGTGCCGCGCCGGGGTTGGTCTGCGGCCCGTTGTTCCGCCTGAACGGAATCGAGCTGCCGGTGGACCCGGGCAACAACGTGCCGGATGAACAATTGCAGCACCTGGACAGCGCCCTGGAACAGGTGCGTAGCGAAATCCGCCACACCCTGGACCAGGCCCGTCAGCGCAAGGATGTGGAGGAAGAAGAGATCTTCGCCGCCCACCTGGCCCTGCTGGAAGACCCTACGTTGCTGGAGGCCGCCACCGCCGCCATCGAACAGGGCAGCGCCGCCACTCACGCCTGGCGTGATGCGATCCAGGCCCAATGCGCGGTGCTGCTCGCCCTAGGCAAACCGCTGTTCGCCGAACGCGCCAACGACCTGCGCGACTTGCAGCAACGCGTGCTGCGGGCGTTGCTGGGCGAGGCCTGGAATTTTGATTTGCCGGCCGGCGCTATCGTCTCGGCCCATGAGCTGACCCCATCGGATCTGCTGCAACTGAGCAATCAACACGCCGCCGGTATCTGCATGGCCGAAGGCGGCGCGACGTCTCATGTGGCGATTCTGGCGCGGGGTAAAGGCTTGCCGTGCGTGGTTGCACTGGGCACTGAATTGCTTGATGTGCCCCAAGGCCAACGCGTGGTGCTGGATGCCGCCAACGGCCGCCTGGAGCTGACGCCGGATGATGCGCGCCACGCCCAGGTTCACCAGTTGCGCGATGCACAGAAACTGCGGCGCCAACAGCAGCACGCGCAGGCTCAAGGCACCGCCAGCACTCAGGATGGCGTGCGTATTGAAGTGGCCGCGAATGTCGCCTCCAGCGTCGAAGCCCAACTGGCCTTCGAGAATGGCGCCGATGGCGTCGGCCTGCTGCGCACAGAATTTCTCTTCGTCGACCGCCGCACCGCGCCCGACGAGCAAGAGCAGCGCCAGGCCTACCAAGCCGTAATGGATGCCATGGGCGACAAATCCGTGATCATCCGCACCATCGACGTCGGCGGCGACAAGCAACTCGACTACCTGCCGCTGCCGTTCGAGACCAACCCGGTGCTGGGCCTGCGGGGCATTCGCATGGCCCAGGTACGCCCGGAACTGCTGGACCAGCAACTGCGTGCCCTTCTCCAGGTCAGCCCGCTGGAACGTTGCCGCATCCTGCTGCCAATGGTCAGCGAAGTCGACGAACTGCTGCACATTCGCCAGCGCCTCGATGAACTGTGCGCCGAGCTGGAACTGACCCAACGCCCGGAACTGGGGGTGATGATCGAAGTGCCCGCGGCGGCGCTGATGGCCGAACAACTGGCCGAGCACGCGGACTTTCTGTCCATCGGCACCAATGACCTATCGCAGTACACCCTCGCCATGGACCGCGACCACGCCGGCCTCGCCGCCCGGGTCGATGCCATGCACCCGGCGCTGTTGCGGCTGATCGCCCAGACGTGCATCGGCGCAGCCAAGCATGGGCGCTGGGTCGGTGTGTGCGGGGCGCTGGCGTCCGACCCGCTGGCCACGCCTGTGCTGATCGGTCTGGGCATCAGCGAGCTGTCCGTCAGCCCGCCGCAGATCGGAGAAATCAAGGACCGTGTCCGTCACCTGGACGCAGCCCAATGCCGGCAACTGAGCCAAAGCCTGCTTAACCTGAGCAGCGCCAAAGCCGTTCGCCAAGCCTGTCAACACCACTGGCCGCTGAGCTGA
- the nagE gene encoding N-acetylglucosamine-specific PTS transporter subunit IIBC, producing the protein MLPIAILPIAGLLLRLGDTDLLNIAVMHDAGQAIFANLALIFAIGIAVGFARDNNGTAGLAGAIGYLVMVSTLKVMDASINMGMLAGIASGLMAGALYNRFKDIKLPEYLAFFGGRRFVPIVTGFSAVALGVIFGLIWPPVQQGINSFGVLLMESGSFGAFVFGVFNRLLIVTGLHHILNNMAWFVFGTFTDPTTGAVVTGDLTRYFAGDPKGGQFMTGMFPVMLFGLPAACLAMYRNTLPERRKIMGGIFLSMALTSFLTGVTEPIEFAFMFLAPFLYLVHALLTGLSMAITNMLNIHLGFTFSGGFIDMVLGWGKSTNGWLVFPVGLAYAVIYYSVFNYCIRRFNLKTPGREDIQVVQAEAMTDNQRAGAYIRALGGAENLLSVGACTTRLRLDMVDRNKAVDAELKALGAMAVVRPGNGGSLQVVVGPMADSIADEIRLAMPSYVGVTPVAAAPVEKSTPVNVHEAEKWLSALGGRANVLQLDAVAMTRLRVELGDGSVLSESQLTALGCQGVSQLESGIWHLLIGDKASGLGEALERLVSGREVGVKA; encoded by the coding sequence ATGCTGCCGATCGCGATTCTGCCGATCGCCGGCCTGCTGCTGCGACTGGGCGACACTGACCTGCTGAACATCGCGGTGATGCACGACGCCGGGCAGGCGATCTTCGCCAACCTGGCGCTGATCTTCGCCATCGGCATTGCCGTGGGTTTTGCCCGCGACAACAACGGCACGGCGGGCCTGGCAGGCGCCATCGGTTACCTGGTGATGGTCTCCACCCTCAAGGTGATGGACGCCAGCATCAACATGGGCATGCTCGCGGGCATCGCCAGCGGCTTGATGGCCGGTGCGCTGTATAACCGCTTCAAGGACATCAAGCTGCCGGAGTACCTCGCATTCTTTGGTGGGCGACGGTTTGTGCCGATCGTCACCGGGTTCTCCGCGGTGGCGCTGGGGGTGATCTTTGGTTTGATCTGGCCACCCGTGCAGCAAGGCATCAACAGCTTCGGCGTGCTGCTGATGGAAAGCGGCAGTTTTGGTGCGTTCGTGTTTGGCGTGTTCAACCGCCTGCTGATCGTCACCGGCTTGCACCATATCCTCAACAACATGGCGTGGTTTGTGTTCGGCACCTTCACCGACCCGACGACCGGCGCGGTAGTGACCGGCGACCTGACTCGCTATTTTGCCGGCGACCCGAAAGGTGGGCAGTTCATGACCGGCATGTTCCCGGTAATGCTGTTCGGCCTGCCGGCGGCGTGCCTGGCGATGTACCGCAATACACTGCCGGAGCGGCGCAAGATCATGGGCGGGATTTTCCTGTCGATGGCGCTGACCTCGTTCCTGACCGGGGTCACCGAGCCGATCGAATTCGCCTTCATGTTCCTCGCGCCGTTCCTGTACCTGGTGCATGCGCTGCTGACCGGGTTGTCGATGGCGATCACCAACATGCTCAACATTCACCTGGGCTTTACCTTCTCCGGTGGGTTTATCGACATGGTGCTGGGTTGGGGTAAATCCACCAACGGCTGGTTGGTATTCCCGGTTGGGCTGGCGTATGCGGTGATCTACTACAGCGTGTTCAACTACTGCATCCGTCGCTTCAATTTGAAGACGCCCGGGCGTGAGGATATTCAGGTGGTGCAGGCTGAGGCCATGACTGATAACCAGCGGGCCGGCGCTTACATTCGCGCGCTGGGTGGTGCGGAGAATCTACTGAGTGTGGGTGCTTGCACGACGCGTCTGCGGCTGGACATGGTGGATCGCAACAAGGCGGTGGATGCCGAGTTGAAGGCGCTGGGTGCGATGGCGGTGGTTCGACCGGGTAATGGCGGGAGTTTGCAGGTGGTGGTCGGGCCGATGGCGGACAGCATTGCCGATGAGATTCGGTTGGCGATGCCTTCGTATGTTGGAGTCACTCCGGTCGCTGCTGCACCGGTTGAGAAGAGCACGCCGGTGAACGTGCATGAGGCCGAGAAATGGCTGAGTGCGCTGGGCGGTCGGGCCAATGTTTTGCAATTGGATGCGGTGGCGATGACGCGGCTGCGGGTGGAGTTGGGGGATGGTTCGGTGTTGTCGGAATCTCAACTGACGGCGCTGGGTTGCCAGGGTGTGAGCCAGCTTGAGAGTGGGATTTGGCACTTGCTGATTGGTGACAAGGCTTCGGGGTTGGGTGAGGCGTTGGAGCGGTTGGTCAGTGGCCGTGAGGTTGGGGTAAAAGCCTGA
- a CDS encoding NIF3 1: protein MYKLSFFVPDSHVDTVKTAVFAAGGGRIGNYDSCAWQVLGQGQFRAMDGSQPFIGQVGQVEVVEEWKVELVVADELIVAVVAALKLSHPYETPAYEVWQLADF, encoded by the coding sequence GTGTACAAGCTCAGCTTCTTTGTGCCCGACAGCCACGTGGATACGGTGAAAACCGCCGTCTTCGCAGCCGGCGGCGGGCGCATCGGCAACTACGACAGCTGCGCCTGGCAGGTACTGGGCCAGGGCCAATTCCGCGCGATGGACGGCAGCCAGCCGTTTATCGGGCAGGTGGGGCAGGTTGAAGTGGTTGAAGAGTGGAAGGTTGAGTTGGTGGTGGCGGATGAGTTGATCGTGGCTGTAGTGGCTGCGTTGAAACTGAGCCATCCGTATGAGACACCGGCGTATGAGGTGTGGCAGTTGGCGGATTTTTGA
- the nagA gene encoding N-acetylglucosamine-6-phosphate deacetylase encodes MSEDNILTPHGWIRGRLVHQHGKVTAVEGSPCNPADNDLPYLLPGFIDLHVHGGGGKDIMEGTDAFHTITRTHVRFGTTSLLATTMTAPVDEISRVLGEIGTYCESRPTGTARVLGVHLEGPYINPGKLGAQPNFAHTALMAEVEEYLRLAPIRVITIAPEIAGHDGLIRALSERGVRMQIGHTLGSYEEGVAALAAGATSFTHLYNAMSPLHHREPGIVGAALAHAKYAELIPDLLHVHPGAMRVALRSIPCLYCVTDSTAAAGMPDGEYKLGSHTVTKCLGGVRLADGTLAGSTLTMDQALRNLVKIGLPISEASQRLSQFPADYLGLEERGRLQPGSFADCVRLDRSLHLTDVMVEGETIDFKNA; translated from the coding sequence ATGTCCGAAGACAATATCCTCACGCCACACGGCTGGATTCGCGGCCGCCTGGTGCACCAGCACGGCAAGGTCACTGCCGTAGAAGGCAGCCCGTGCAACCCGGCTGACAACGACCTGCCGTACCTGCTGCCAGGCTTTATCGACCTTCACGTGCACGGCGGTGGCGGCAAAGACATCATGGAAGGCACCGACGCCTTCCACACCATCACCCGCACCCACGTGCGGTTTGGCACCACCTCGCTGCTGGCCACCACCATGACCGCGCCAGTGGATGAGATTTCCCGCGTGCTCGGCGAAATCGGCACCTATTGCGAAAGCCGCCCGACCGGCACCGCTCGTGTCCTGGGCGTGCACCTGGAAGGCCCCTACATCAATCCGGGAAAACTCGGCGCACAACCGAACTTCGCCCACACCGCCTTGATGGCCGAAGTCGAAGAATACCTGCGCCTGGCGCCGATCCGGGTGATCACCATTGCTCCGGAAATCGCCGGCCATGACGGCCTGATCCGCGCCCTCAGCGAACGTGGCGTGCGCATGCAGATCGGCCACACCCTGGGCAGCTATGAAGAAGGTGTCGCCGCCCTCGCCGCCGGGGCCACCAGCTTTACCCACTTGTACAACGCCATGAGCCCGCTGCATCACCGCGAGCCCGGCATCGTCGGCGCGGCCCTGGCCCACGCCAAATACGCCGAGTTGATTCCCGACCTGCTGCACGTGCACCCCGGTGCCATGCGCGTGGCGCTGCGCTCGATCCCGTGCCTGTACTGCGTCACCGATTCCACCGCCGCTGCCGGCATGCCCGACGGTGAATACAAGCTGGGCAGCCACACCGTGACCAAGTGCCTGGGCGGCGTCCGCCTGGCCGATGGAACGCTGGCCGGCAGCACCCTGACCATGGACCAGGCGCTGCGCAACCTGGTGAAGATCGGCCTGCCGATCAGCGAAGCCTCACAACGCCTGTCGCAATTTCCTGCGGACTACCTGGGCCTCGAAGAACGCGGTCGCCTGCAACCCGGCAGCTTTGCCGACTGCGTGCGCCTGGACCGCTCCCTGCACCTCACCGACGTAATGGTCGAAGGAGAAACCATTGACTTCAAAAATGCTTGA
- a CDS encoding SIS domain-containing protein, with amino-acid sequence MTSKMLEEALASCEAVEAQLQRLDPLLVEVAGRLRRQPPQVAMSIARGSSDHAASYFAYLTMQHLGIPVASLPMSVVTMLQSPLKVSGQVAFGFSQSGQSPDLVNSLRLLRKRGALSISMVNAEDSPLEAACEFHVPLCAGPERSVAATKSFIATLSASAQLIGHWNQEDELLQACKALPEGLREAARQDWSLAIDALRDCQQLMVICRGAGFAIAQEAALKLKETSAIQAEAFSSAEVRHGPMALIDDNYPLLVFAPRGAEQAGLLSLAADMRQRGARVLLAAPDDIAERDLTLSRAEHPALDPILAIQSFYVMAAGLAEARGMDPDQPRHLSKVTRTH; translated from the coding sequence TTGACTTCAAAAATGCTTGAAGAGGCCCTGGCCTCCTGTGAGGCCGTCGAGGCTCAACTGCAACGCCTGGACCCGCTGCTGGTGGAAGTCGCCGGCCGCCTGCGTCGCCAGCCACCGCAAGTGGCGATGAGCATCGCCCGTGGCAGCTCGGACCACGCCGCCAGTTACTTCGCCTACCTGACCATGCAACATCTGGGGATTCCGGTGGCGTCGCTGCCGATGTCGGTGGTGACCATGCTGCAATCGCCGCTCAAGGTCAGCGGGCAAGTGGCGTTCGGTTTCTCCCAGTCGGGACAGAGCCCGGACCTGGTCAACAGCCTGCGCCTGTTGCGCAAGCGCGGCGCCTTGAGCATCTCGATGGTCAACGCCGAAGACTCGCCACTGGAAGCCGCCTGCGAATTCCATGTGCCGCTGTGCGCCGGGCCGGAACGCAGCGTCGCCGCCACCAAAAGCTTTATCGCGACCCTGAGCGCCAGCGCCCAGCTGATCGGCCACTGGAATCAGGAAGACGAGTTGCTGCAAGCCTGTAAGGCACTGCCCGAAGGTTTGCGTGAAGCCGCCAGGCAAGACTGGAGCCTGGCCATCGACGCCCTGCGCGACTGCCAGCAACTGATGGTGATCTGCCGTGGCGCCGGTTTTGCCATTGCCCAGGAAGCCGCGCTCAAGCTCAAGGAAACCTCGGCGATCCAGGCCGAAGCCTTCAGCAGCGCCGAAGTGCGCCATGGCCCGATGGCCCTGATCGATGACAACTACCCGCTGCTGGTCTTCGCCCCACGCGGCGCCGAACAAGCCGGCCTGCTGAGCCTGGCCGCCGATATGCGCCAGCGCGGTGCCCGCGTGCTGCTGGCCGCTCCCGATGACATCGCCGAGCGCGACCTGACTCTGAGCCGCGCCGAACACCCGGCCCTGGACCCGATCCTGGCGATCCAGAGTTTCTACGTGATGGCCGCCGGTTTGGCAGAGGCCCGGGGCATGGACCCGGACCAACCGCGTCACTTGAGCAAAGTGACCCGCACCCACTGA
- the purL gene encoding phosphoribosylformylglycinamidine synthase, with protein sequence MLILRGAPALSAFRHSKLLEQLSQKVPSVSGLYAEFAHFADVTGVLTADEQQVLARLLKYGPSVPVQEPNGRLFLVLPRFGTISPWSSKASDIARNCGLDKIQRLERGIAFYVAGQFSEAEAELIASSLHDRMTQIIVSQLEQAAGLFSHAEPKPLTAIDVLGGGRAALETANTELGLALAEDEIDYLVNAFIGLKRNPHDIELMMFAQANSEHCRHKIFNASWDIDGQSQEKSLFGMIKNTYVMHSEGVLSAYKDNASVIVGSVAGRFFPDPETRQYGAVQEPVHILMKVETHNHPTAIAPFPGAATGSGGEIRDEGATGRGAKPKAGLTGFTVSNLQIPGFEQPWEVPYGKPERIVTALDIMIEGPLGGAAFNNEFGRPALTGYFRTFEQSITTPRGDEVRGYHKPIMLAGGMGNIRAEHVQKGEILVGSKLIVLGGPAMLIGLGGGAASSMATGTSSADLDFASVQRENPEMERRCQEVIDRCWQLGDKNPISFIHDVGAGGLSNAFPELVNDGDRGGRFELRNIPNDEPGMAPHEIWSNESQERYVLAVGPADFERFQAICERERCPFAVVGEATAEPQLTVTDSHFGNSPVDMPLEVLLGKAPRMHRSAVRENELGDDFDPSTLAIADCVERVLHHPAVASKSFLITIGDRTITGLVARDQMVGPWQVPVADVAVTATSFDVYTGEAMAMGERTPLALLDAPASGRMAIGETLTNIAASRIAKISDIKLSANWMSAAGHPGEDARLYDTVKAVGMELCPELGITIPVGKDSMSMATRWNDEGVDKSVTSPLSLIVTGFAPVTDIRQTLTPQLRMDKGTTDLILIDLGRGQNRMGASILAQVHGKLGKQAPDVDDAEDLKAFFAVIQGLNADGHLLAYHDRSDGGLLTSAVEMAFAGHCGLSLNLDGLAETSADIAAILFNEELGAVIQVRQDATPDVLAQFSAAGLGDCVAVIGQPINNGEINIVFNGETVFEGQRRLLQRQWAETSYQIQRLRDNADCAEQEFDVILEEDNPGLSTKLSFDVNQDIAAPYIKKGIRPQVAVLREQGVNGQVEMAAAFDRAGFNAIDVHMSDILAGRVDLNEFKGLVACGGFSYGDVLGAGEGWAKSALFNSRARDAFQGFFERNDSFTLGVCNGCQMMSNLSELIPGSEFWPHFVRNRSEQFEARVAMVQVQESNSIFLQGMAGSRMPIAIAHGEGHAEFASEEALLEADLSGTVALRFVDNHGKVTEGYPANPNGSPRGITGLTSRDGRVTIMMPHPERVFRAVQNSWRPEEWNEDGAWMRMFRNARVWVN encoded by the coding sequence ATGTTGATCCTGCGCGGCGCTCCTGCCCTTTCTGCCTTTCGCCACAGCAAACTCCTTGAGCAACTGAGCCAGAAGGTACCTTCTGTCAGTGGCTTGTATGCTGAATTTGCTCACTTCGCCGACGTTACTGGCGTTTTGACCGCCGACGAACAGCAAGTGCTGGCGCGCCTTCTGAAGTACGGTCCCAGCGTTCCTGTCCAAGAGCCTAACGGCCGCTTGTTCCTGGTCCTGCCACGGTTCGGCACCATCTCGCCCTGGTCGAGCAAGGCCAGCGACATCGCCCGCAACTGCGGCCTGGACAAAATCCAGCGCCTGGAACGCGGGATTGCCTTCTATGTAGCAGGCCAGTTCAGCGAGGCCGAGGCCGAGCTGATCGCCAGCAGCCTGCACGACCGCATGACCCAGATCATCGTCAGCCAGCTGGAACAGGCCGCCGGTCTGTTCAGCCACGCCGAACCCAAGCCGCTGACCGCGATTGACGTGCTCGGTGGTGGCCGTGCCGCCCTGGAAACCGCCAACACCGAGCTGGGCCTGGCCCTGGCCGAAGACGAAATTGACTACCTGGTCAACGCCTTCATCGGCCTGAAGCGCAACCCGCACGACATCGAACTGATGATGTTCGCCCAGGCGAACTCCGAGCACTGCCGCCACAAGATCTTCAACGCCAGTTGGGACATCGACGGCCAGAGCCAGGAAAAAAGCCTGTTCGGCATGATCAAGAACACCTACGTGATGCACAGCGAAGGCGTTCTGTCGGCTTATAAGGACAACGCTTCGGTCATCGTCGGCTCCGTCGCCGGCCGCTTCTTCCCGGACCCTGAAACCCGCCAGTACGGTGCGGTGCAAGAGCCGGTACACATCCTGATGAAAGTCGAGACTCACAACCACCCGACCGCGATTGCCCCGTTCCCGGGCGCTGCCACCGGTTCCGGCGGCGAGATTCGCGACGAAGGTGCAACCGGTCGTGGCGCCAAGCCAAAGGCTGGCCTCACCGGCTTCACCGTGTCCAACCTGCAGATCCCGGGCTTCGAACAGCCGTGGGAAGTGCCGTACGGCAAGCCTGAGCGCATCGTCACCGCGCTGGACATCATGATCGAAGGCCCGCTGGGCGGCGCCGCGTTCAACAACGAATTCGGGCGTCCGGCCCTGACCGGTTACTTCCGTACTTTCGAGCAATCCATCACCACCCCCCGTGGCGATGAAGTGCGCGGTTACCACAAGCCAATCATGTTGGCCGGCGGCATGGGCAACATCCGCGCCGAACACGTACAGAAAGGCGAGATTCTGGTCGGCTCCAAGCTGATCGTTCTCGGTGGCCCGGCGATGCTGATCGGCCTGGGTGGCGGCGCCGCTTCCTCCATGGCCACCGGCACCAGCTCGGCCGACCTGGACTTCGCTTCCGTACAGCGTGAAAACCCTGAGATGGAACGCCGTTGCCAGGAAGTCATCGACCGTTGCTGGCAACTGGGTGACAAGAACCCCATCAGCTTCATCCACGACGTCGGCGCAGGTGGTTTGTCCAACGCCTTCCCGGAACTGGTCAACGATGGCGACCGTGGCGGCCGTTTCGAACTGCGCAACATTCCAAACGACGAGCCGGGCATGGCTCCGCACGAAATCTGGAGCAACGAATCCCAGGAACGCTACGTGTTGGCGGTAGGTCCTGCAGACTTCGAACGCTTCCAGGCGATTTGCGAGCGCGAGCGCTGCCCGTTTGCGGTAGTCGGCGAAGCCACTGCCGAGCCGCAACTGACGGTCACCGACAGCCACTTCGGCAACAGCCCGGTGGACATGCCGCTGGAAGTGCTGCTGGGCAAAGCCCCGCGCATGCACCGTTCGGCCGTGCGTGAAAACGAACTGGGCGACGATTTCGACCCGTCGACCCTGGCCATCGCCGACTGCGTGGAGCGCGTCCTGCACCACCCGGCCGTTGCCAGCAAAAGCTTCCTGATCACCATCGGCGACCGCACCATCACCGGTCTGGTTGCCCGTGATCAAATGGTCGGCCCGTGGCAGGTCCCGGTGGCTGACGTTGCCGTCACCGCTACCAGCTTCGACGTGTACACCGGTGAAGCCATGGCCATGGGCGAGCGGACTCCGCTGGCGCTGCTGGACGCCCCGGCGTCGGGCCGCATGGCCATCGGCGAAACCCTGACCAACATCGCGGCTTCGCGTATCGCCAAGATCTCCGACATCAAGCTGTCGGCCAACTGGATGTCCGCTGCCGGTCACCCGGGTGAAGATGCGCGCCTGTACGACACCGTGAAAGCGGTCGGCATGGAGCTGTGCCCTGAGCTGGGCATCACCATTCCGGTGGGCAAGGACTCCATGTCCATGGCCACCCGCTGGAACGATGAAGGCGTGGACAAGAGCGTCACCTCGCCGCTGTCGCTGATCGTTACCGGCTTTGCGCCAGTCACCGACATTCGCCAGACCCTGACCCCGCAACTGCGCATGGACAAGGGCACCACCGACCTGATCCTGATCGACCTCGGTCGCGGTCAGAACCGCATGGGCGCCTCGATCCTCGCCCAGGTGCACGGCAAGCTCGGCAAGCAGGCCCCGGACGTCGACGACGCCGAAGACCTGAAAGCTTTCTTCGCCGTGATCCAGGGCCTGAACGCCGACGGCCACCTGCTGGCTTACCACGACCGTTCCGACGGTGGTTTGCTGACCAGCGCCGTGGAAATGGCCTTCGCCGGTCACTGCGGCCTGAGCCTGAACCTCGATGGCCTGGCAGAAACTTCCGCCGACATCGCAGCAATCCTGTTCAACGAAGAGCTGGGCGCCGTGATCCAGGTTCGCCAGGACGCAACCCCGGACGTACTCGCACAGTTCAGCGCCGCTGGCCTGGGCGACTGCGTGGCCGTGATTGGCCAGCCGATCAACAACGGTGAAATCAACATCGTCTTCAACGGCGAAACCGTGTTTGAAGGCCAGCGCCGCCTGCTGCAACGCCAGTGGGCCGAGACCAGCTACCAGATCCAGCGCCTGCGCGACAACGCCGACTGCGCCGAGCAGGAATTCGACGTGATCCTGGAAGAAGACAATCCGGGCCTGAGCACCAAGCTCAGCTTCGACGTCAACCAGGACATCGCCGCGCCTTACATCAAGAAAGGCATCCGCCCACAAGTGGCCGTACTGCGTGAGCAGGGCGTCAACGGCCAGGTGGAAATGGCGGCAGCGTTCGACCGTGCCGGCTTCAATGCGATCGACGTGCACATGAGCGACATCCTCGCCGGTCGCGTCGACCTTAATGAGTTCAAAGGCCTGGTTGCCTGCGGTGGTTTCTCCTACGGCGACGTACTGGGTGCCGGTGAAGGCTGGGCCAAGTCGGCCCTGTTCAACAGCCGTGCCCGTGACGCGTTCCAGGGTTTCTTCGAGCGTAACGACAGCTTCACCCTGGGTGTGTGCAACGGTTGCCAGATGATGTCCAACCTCAGCGAACTGATCCCGGGCAGCGAGTTCTGGCCGCACTTCGTACGTAACCGCTCCGAGCAGTTCGAAGCCCGTGTTGCGATGGTCCAGGTACAGGAATCCAACTCGATCTTCCTGCAAGGCATGGCCGGTTCGCGCATGCCAATCGCCATCGCCCACGGTGAAGGCCATGCCGAGTTCGCCAGCGAAGAAGCACTGCTGGAAGCCGACCTGTCCGGTACCGTGGCCCTGCGTTTCGTCGACAACCACGGCAAGGTCACCGAAGGCTACCCGGCCAACCCGAACGGCTCGCCGCGCGGGATCACCGGGCTGACCAGCCGCGACGGTCGCGTCACCATCATGATGCCGCACCCGGAGCGTGTGTTCCGCGCCGTGCAGAACTCGTGGCGCCCGGAAGAGTGGAACGAAGACGGCGCGTGGATGCGCATGTTCCGTAACGCTCGCGTCTGGGTGAACTAA